In the Geobacter sp. FeAm09 genome, one interval contains:
- the glp gene encoding gephyrin-like molybdotransferase Glp: MISIEEAQTSILSGAAPLGLEEVPLLQGLNRVTPADHIAPWDIPLTDNSAMDGYAFSSARFSGRPLQVTGFLPAGGSRAIPLPPGEAIRIMTGAPIPPGCDTVVPFEDAAVHGDLISLSPGIKKGAHVRRRGEDIRCGDVVISAGSCLRPQELGMLAAMGTTVVTVYRKARVAILATGDELMEPGATPLPGRVVNSNSYTLAALVGEAGGEATMLGIAPDLPGETCAKIRAGLRAADMVLTTGGASVGDHDFVKAAIERLGGTITFWKVNVKPGKPLAFATLEGKPVFALPGNPAAAMVSFELFVRPYLLKAMGHQRIFRPKARAVMQEPVANDCGRPHLVRGIVARHNSGYVVSTTGNQSSGRLSSLTRGNALIHLAPESSYSAGDTVEVLLLDQRFEMGETVEHAAALSPRPRGIFAAVR; this comes from the coding sequence GTGATCAGCATCGAGGAAGCACAAACGTCCATATTGAGCGGCGCCGCCCCGCTGGGGCTGGAGGAGGTCCCCCTGCTCCAGGGGCTGAACCGGGTGACGCCGGCGGACCACATTGCGCCGTGGGACATCCCGTTGACGGACAATTCGGCCATGGACGGATATGCCTTCTCCTCGGCCCGGTTTTCCGGCCGGCCGTTGCAGGTTACCGGTTTTCTGCCGGCCGGAGGGAGCCGTGCCATCCCGCTCCCCCCGGGGGAGGCGATCAGGATCATGACCGGCGCCCCGATCCCACCGGGCTGCGACACGGTCGTGCCGTTCGAGGATGCGGCCGTGCACGGCGACCTGATCAGTCTGTCCCCCGGGATCAAAAAAGGCGCCCATGTGCGCAGGCGGGGGGAGGACATCCGCTGCGGCGACGTGGTCATCTCCGCCGGTTCCTGCCTTAGACCCCAGGAACTGGGCATGCTGGCGGCCATGGGAACCACCGTGGTGACGGTGTACCGGAAAGCGCGGGTCGCCATTCTCGCCACGGGCGACGAACTCATGGAGCCGGGCGCCACCCCGCTTCCGGGAAGGGTCGTCAACAGCAACAGCTACACCCTCGCCGCGCTGGTGGGCGAGGCGGGCGGGGAGGCGACCATGCTCGGCATCGCCCCCGATCTCCCGGGGGAGACCTGCGCGAAGATCAGGGCCGGCCTGCGTGCCGCCGACATGGTGCTCACGACCGGCGGCGCCTCGGTAGGCGACCACGACTTCGTCAAGGCGGCAATCGAAAGGCTGGGGGGAACCATCACGTTTTGGAAGGTCAACGTGAAACCGGGCAAGCCTTTGGCCTTTGCAACGCTGGAGGGGAAGCCGGTTTTTGCCCTGCCGGGGAACCCGGCCGCCGCCATGGTCTCCTTTGAGCTGTTTGTCCGGCCGTATCTCCTCAAGGCCATGGGGCACCAACGAATCTTCCGGCCGAAGGCCCGGGCGGTCATGCAGGAACCGGTGGCCAACGACTGCGGACGGCCGCACCTGGTCAGGGGGATTGTGGCGCGACACAACAGCGGCTACGTCGTGTCCACCACCGGCAATCAAAGCTCCGGCCGGCTCTCGTCCCTGACCCGGGGAAACGCCCTGATCCACCTGGCTCCGGAATCGTCGTATTCCGCCGGCGACACGGTGGAGGTCCTGCTCCTGGACCAGAGGTTCGAGATGGGGGAAACCGTGGAGCACGCCGCCGCCCTGTCCCCACGGCCACGCGGAATTTTTGCTGCCGTGCGTTGA
- the moaA gene encoding GTP 3',8-cyclase MoaA, whose product MRLIDSQGRNINYMRLAVTDRCNLRCVYCMPKAGIAKKGHDAILSYEELLFVAETAVGLGIEKIRITGGEPLVRAGIVPFLDRLAEIPGLRHLVLTTNGLALEDMAGDLYRSGVQRLNVSLDSLDGKTFAGITRGGDLKKVLSGLDAAEQAGFPPPKINMVVMRGVNDAEIPDFVEMARTRGTTIRFIEYMPVGWEDGWQRYCVPGSEILERIRARYTLVEVHKGPSAGPSRDFRIPGSRGAVGIITAVSEHFCNACNRIRVTSTGQARGCLFAGEAADLVPWLRPADRSGLAGALSEIVSRKPVRHRISAPGHSHERFTMSQIGG is encoded by the coding sequence ATGCGCCTGATCGACTCCCAGGGGAGAAACATAAACTACATGCGCCTGGCGGTGACCGACCGCTGCAACCTGCGCTGCGTGTATTGCATGCCCAAGGCCGGCATCGCCAAAAAAGGGCACGACGCGATCCTCTCCTACGAGGAGCTGCTGTTCGTCGCGGAGACCGCCGTCGGCCTGGGCATCGAGAAAATCCGCATCACCGGCGGCGAACCGCTGGTGAGGGCCGGCATCGTCCCGTTCCTCGACCGTCTGGCCGAGATCCCGGGACTGCGGCACCTGGTCCTGACGACCAACGGCCTCGCCTTGGAGGATATGGCCGGCGACCTCTACCGGAGCGGCGTCCAGCGCCTGAACGTCAGCCTCGACTCCCTCGATGGGAAAACCTTTGCCGGGATCACCCGTGGCGGTGATCTGAAAAAGGTGCTTTCCGGGCTCGATGCCGCCGAGCAGGCCGGTTTTCCGCCCCCCAAAATCAACATGGTCGTCATGCGCGGGGTGAACGATGCCGAAATACCCGATTTCGTGGAAATGGCCAGGACCCGCGGCACCACCATCCGTTTCATAGAGTACATGCCGGTGGGGTGGGAGGACGGCTGGCAACGCTACTGCGTTCCCGGCAGCGAAATCCTGGAGCGGATCAGAGCCCGGTACACCCTGGTGGAAGTGCACAAGGGGCCATCCGCCGGGCCCTCGCGGGACTTCCGCATCCCGGGGTCGCGGGGCGCCGTCGGCATCATCACCGCCGTATCGGAACACTTCTGCAACGCCTGCAACCGGATCCGGGTCACTTCCACCGGCCAGGCCCGGGGATGCCTCTTTGCCGGCGAGGCCGCCGACCTGGTCCCCTGGCTGCGCCCCGCCGACCGCTCCGGCCTGGCAGGGGCGCTTTCGGAAATCGTTTCCCGCAAACCGGTTCGCCACAGAATTTCGGCGCCGGGGCATTCCCACGAACGCTTTACCATGTCCCAGATCGGAGGCTGA
- a CDS encoding peptidylprolyl isomerase, which produces MAKAKVGDKVRVHYKGTLDDGLIFDYTGEFGHVICAPMELVIGREGEDDLPPKFHEALIGMEPGERVTVRIPCEDAYGEHSEEKVFEMPRSELAPEEEMCEDWRYPNNKTIPPFDPRKGERLEICLPDGTYIPAILTKITESTYTLDANHPWAGKDLTYDIKLVEIV; this is translated from the coding sequence ATGGCAAAGGCAAAAGTGGGCGACAAGGTTCGGGTGCACTACAAGGGAACGCTGGATGACGGTCTCATCTTCGATTACACGGGGGAGTTCGGGCATGTCATCTGCGCGCCCATGGAACTCGTCATCGGCCGGGAGGGGGAGGACGACCTGCCGCCCAAGTTCCACGAGGCGCTCATCGGCATGGAGCCGGGAGAACGGGTGACGGTCAGGATCCCGTGCGAAGACGCCTATGGCGAGCATTCCGAGGAGAAGGTATTCGAGATGCCGCGCAGCGAGTTGGCCCCGGAAGAGGAGATGTGCGAGGATTGGCGCTACCCCAACAACAAAACCATACCTCCCTTTGACCCGAGAAAGGGTGAGCGGCTGGAAATTTGCCTGCCGGACGGAACCTACATACCGGCCATCCTGACCAAGATCACTGAAAGCACGTACACCCTGGACGCCAACCACCCCTGGGCCGGCAAGGACCTTACCTACGACATCAAACTGGTGGAGATCGTCTGA
- a CDS encoding class I SAM-dependent methyltransferase, whose protein sequence is MPQNQAASKETAPAAQSAADHFSGAVEHHRAGRLDEAERLYRQALSLDAGHADSLNMLGIIAHQRGDLDGAIGMIGQAISLNGETAEFHSNLGIVLSHQGRLEEAVASYERALAMKPEYPEALYNLGNALVGQGRLGEAVAAYERAIAVRPEFPQALSNLGNALQSQGRLGEAIVSYEQALAIWPNFPEALSNLGNALMDNGSFEEAAVHYQHAIAIRPDYPEASCNLGIALLTQGETEQALLMALYALRIEEGPASRLLFCDCLKAAGPELYRSGQLELVYGLAVRAVTEAWVRPKDLACPCLSLALARNEALQRLMSRALEVWPGRFAAAVEPETWAALAGDPLLLCLLKATAIPQAECERLLACLRSAMLAAVEAAPAGEGDLVACFSALAQHCFITEYVFALPPEENERAGRLRDEVAAALAAEREVAPLALMAVAAYFPLHTLPRAGTLLCGEWPAEVREVLRQQIEEPGEEARLRDAIPRLTPIEEPLSAAVRAQYEQNPYPRWVREPASSEMSSLDACLHREFPLAPFDNQEQNGEMYILVAGCGTGQHPIQTARRFPRSRILAIDLSLSSLAYAARKSREAGITNIEYAQADMMHLGDLGRSFDVIEAVGSLMCLESPLDGWKLLLSLLRPGGFMRIGLYSELARECVVAARGHIAAQGYQGSQAEDIRRCRQEIMAQGADGPLARLLSLGDFYTTSECRDLLFHVQEARHTIPQIKENLMELGLTFIGFSLEPGVVRKYRSRFPEDYSRTSLDFWDLFEHEHPEVFTGLYQFWVQKNR, encoded by the coding sequence ATGCCCCAGAACCAGGCAGCATCGAAAGAAACCGCCCCTGCCGCACAGAGCGCGGCCGATCATTTCAGCGGGGCCGTCGAACATCATCGGGCCGGCCGCCTGGACGAGGCCGAAAGGCTCTATCGCCAGGCCCTGTCCCTGGATGCCGGCCATGCCGACAGCCTCAACATGCTCGGCATCATCGCCCACCAAAGGGGCGACCTGGACGGCGCCATCGGGATGATCGGCCAAGCGATCTCCCTGAACGGGGAAACGGCCGAATTTCATTCCAATCTCGGCATCGTCCTCAGCCACCAGGGGCGGCTCGAAGAAGCCGTCGCCAGCTACGAACGTGCCCTCGCCATGAAACCTGAGTACCCGGAGGCGCTGTACAACCTGGGCAATGCCCTGGTGGGCCAGGGGCGGCTCGGCGAGGCCGTTGCCGCCTACGAGCGGGCCATCGCCGTCCGGCCCGAGTTTCCCCAAGCCCTCTCCAACCTGGGGAACGCACTCCAGAGTCAGGGCAGGCTGGGCGAGGCCATTGTCAGCTACGAACAGGCGCTGGCCATCTGGCCGAACTTCCCGGAGGCCCTCTCCAACCTGGGCAACGCCCTCATGGACAACGGGAGCTTCGAGGAGGCGGCCGTGCACTACCAGCATGCCATCGCCATCCGGCCGGACTACCCGGAGGCCTCCTGCAACCTGGGCATCGCCTTGCTCACGCAAGGTGAGACGGAGCAGGCGCTGCTCATGGCCCTGTATGCGCTGAGGATCGAGGAGGGCCCTGCCAGCCGTCTGCTGTTCTGCGACTGCCTTAAGGCTGCCGGCCCGGAGCTGTACCGCTCCGGCCAGCTCGAACTGGTCTACGGCCTGGCCGTGCGTGCCGTCACCGAAGCCTGGGTCCGGCCGAAGGACCTGGCGTGCCCCTGCCTGTCCCTGGCGCTGGCGCGGAACGAGGCGCTGCAACGCCTCATGTCCCGGGCGCTCGAGGTGTGGCCCGGGCGCTTTGCCGCTGCCGTGGAACCGGAGACCTGGGCAGCGCTCGCCGGCGACCCCCTGCTGCTCTGCCTGCTGAAAGCCACGGCGATCCCGCAGGCGGAGTGCGAACGGCTCCTGGCCTGCCTGCGCTCCGCCATGCTGGCGGCGGTCGAAGCGGCGCCAGCCGGGGAGGGGGACCTTGTGGCCTGCTTCAGCGCCCTGGCCCAGCACTGCTTCATCACCGAATACGTGTTCGCGCTGCCCCCCGAGGAAAACGAACGGGCCGGGCGCCTGCGGGACGAGGTGGCGGCGGCGCTGGCGGCGGAAAGGGAGGTTGCCCCGCTGGCGCTTATGGCCGTTGCCGCCTATTTCCCGCTGCACACCCTTCCCCGGGCCGGGACGCTTTTGTGCGGCGAGTGGCCTGCCGAGGTCCGTGAGGTGCTCCGGCAGCAGATCGAAGAGCCCGGAGAAGAGGCGCGCCTGCGGGACGCCATCCCCCGGCTGACGCCGATAGAAGAACCCCTCTCCGCGGCGGTGCGGGCGCAGTACGAGCAGAACCCCTATCCGCGCTGGGTCCGGGAACCGGCATCTTCGGAGATGTCCTCCCTGGACGCCTGCCTGCACCGGGAGTTCCCCCTGGCCCCCTTCGACAACCAGGAGCAGAACGGGGAGATGTACATCCTCGTTGCCGGCTGCGGCACGGGGCAGCACCCGATCCAGACGGCCCGCCGTTTTCCCCGGTCGCGGATCCTGGCCATCGACCTGAGCCTCTCGAGCCTGGCCTATGCGGCGCGGAAGAGCCGGGAAGCGGGCATAACGAACATCGAATACGCCCAGGCGGACATGATGCACCTGGGAGATCTCGGGCGGAGCTTCGACGTGATCGAGGCGGTGGGGAGCCTGATGTGCCTGGAATCCCCCCTTGACGGCTGGAAGCTCCTGCTTTCGCTGCTGCGCCCCGGCGGTTTCATGCGCATCGGGCTGTACAGCGAACTGGCGCGTGAGTGCGTGGTGGCCGCCCGGGGGCATATCGCTGCCCAGGGTTACCAGGGTTCTCAGGCGGAGGACATCCGCCGCTGCCGGCAGGAGATCATGGCGCAGGGAGCGGACGGCCCCCTGGCGCGCCTTCTGTCGCTGGGCGACTTCTATACCACGAGCGAATGCCGCGACCTCCTGTTCCACGTACAGGAAGCGCGGCACACGATCCCGCAGATCAAGGAGAACCTGATGGAGCTTGGGCTCACCTTCATCGGCTTTTCCCTTGAGCCCGGGGTGGTAAGGAAGTACCGGTCCCGTTTCCCTGAAGACTACTCCCGGACGAGCCTGGACTTCTGGGATCTGTTCGAGCACGAACACCCCGAAGTCTTTACCGGGCTGTACCAGTTCTGGGTCCAGAAAAACCGCTGA
- a CDS encoding aldehyde ferredoxin oxidoreductase N-terminal domain-containing protein, producing MAEYGGWTGKTLRVNLTTGSISTEDTLAKYKDVIGGVGLGNKVLWNEVPAGTTAFSPENRLVFAQGPLSGSGGPLTGRCSIISLLPYAMNDLPGAGHMGGHFGPEIKYAGYDAIIIHGKATTPVWLRIENDKVSLEDATAMWGNGIYYAYEQVALKMGSDAHVAAIGQIGENQFRLSNILCDKSHSAGGGLGAVMGSKNLKAIGIKGTGSVKIATDKKSWKALNNYILSLLGSNNNHVVPSTQQPWAEYYDSGSRWTSAPGIFWGAAQPPVETGYCTDFESTTSDCPSPKNKLGRRCHKGYKDYGTVGANHTVKMNGCHHCPIRCHISTDFPELEQYGAFRYNENTCTGYRAMSDLMTRTLSSDANNALRCDNMSTYVSHDIGFWTDYGAYTSTYTWAKTHVMTAAECTYLGLPASYVGKTPFQNRLPAAELTILSGNSTGAKPYTAGTPWAKSDAGDPTAIQDLAALFIAKNNKVPTFTNVVCNGTYRWGEQWPEIDFISEHGKSLTHFKFGMEKHHGVESMGQVGCLINLFYNRDPMNHSHQNQTVGPPAALRETIMKELFSSSTSVSIFNDPAGSDVGIVNSANTSGYSAATKGKAAFAAACLVDVELKNSLIECDWTFPLWMSPLKSRSYRGDATVSAQSYTAVTGEAMTWPQLQKIGLRIFTLFRCLTARYMDYYVKQADATKAVNMRTDHDVMAPWHFETANSPVNVATGNTDCYPASNVAFTGTTQLMTEADMNVARDYIYDMFGWDKTTGMPTSATLTSLGLDYIKDDAAVAKLIVA from the coding sequence ATGGCTGAATATGGTGGATGGACTGGCAAGACCTTACGGGTGAATCTGACCACGGGCAGCATCTCCACGGAAGACACCCTGGCAAAATACAAGGACGTCATCGGCGGCGTGGGCCTGGGGAACAAGGTGCTGTGGAACGAGGTGCCCGCGGGCACGACAGCTTTCTCCCCCGAAAACCGGCTCGTCTTCGCCCAGGGGCCGCTGAGCGGCAGCGGCGGGCCGCTGACCGGACGCTGCAGCATCATCTCCCTCTTGCCCTACGCCATGAACGACCTGCCGGGTGCCGGGCACATGGGAGGACACTTCGGGCCGGAGATCAAGTATGCCGGCTATGATGCCATCATCATCCACGGCAAGGCGACCACGCCGGTATGGCTCCGGATCGAGAACGACAAGGTATCCCTCGAGGACGCAACCGCCATGTGGGGCAACGGCATCTACTACGCCTACGAGCAGGTCGCCCTCAAGATGGGCTCCGACGCGCATGTGGCGGCAATCGGCCAGATTGGGGAGAATCAGTTCCGCCTCTCCAACATCCTGTGCGACAAGTCCCACTCCGCCGGCGGAGGGCTGGGGGCCGTCATGGGCTCCAAGAACCTCAAGGCCATCGGCATCAAGGGCACCGGATCGGTGAAGATCGCCACCGACAAGAAATCGTGGAAGGCTCTCAACAACTACATCCTGAGCCTGCTCGGCTCCAACAACAACCACGTGGTACCGAGCACGCAACAGCCATGGGCGGAATACTACGACTCCGGCTCCCGCTGGACGTCCGCCCCGGGCATCTTCTGGGGCGCAGCCCAGCCGCCGGTGGAGACCGGCTACTGCACGGACTTCGAGTCCACCACGTCCGACTGCCCCAGCCCCAAAAACAAATTGGGCCGGCGCTGCCACAAGGGATACAAGGACTACGGGACCGTGGGGGCGAACCACACGGTCAAGATGAACGGCTGCCATCACTGCCCGATCCGCTGCCACATCTCCACGGACTTCCCCGAGCTGGAGCAGTACGGGGCGTTCCGCTACAACGAGAACACCTGCACCGGGTACCGGGCCATGTCCGACCTGATGACGAGGACGCTCTCCAGCGATGCGAACAATGCCCTGCGCTGCGACAACATGAGCACCTACGTTTCCCACGATATCGGGTTCTGGACCGACTACGGCGCCTACACCAGCACCTACACCTGGGCCAAGACCCACGTGATGACCGCGGCCGAGTGCACCTACCTGGGGCTCCCCGCATCATATGTGGGGAAAACTCCCTTCCAGAACCGTCTCCCGGCCGCGGAGCTGACCATCCTGAGCGGCAACTCCACCGGTGCCAAGCCCTACACCGCGGGTACCCCCTGGGCCAAGAGCGATGCCGGCGACCCGACGGCGATCCAGGACCTGGCGGCCCTCTTCATCGCCAAGAACAACAAGGTCCCCACCTTCACCAACGTGGTGTGCAACGGCACGTATCGCTGGGGGGAGCAGTGGCCCGAGATCGACTTCATCTCGGAACACGGCAAGTCCCTGACCCACTTCAAGTTCGGCATGGAGAAGCATCACGGCGTGGAGAGCATGGGGCAGGTAGGGTGCCTGATCAACCTGTTTTACAACCGTGACCCCATGAACCACTCCCACCAGAACCAGACCGTGGGACCGCCGGCCGCCCTGCGGGAGACGATCATGAAGGAGCTCTTTTCCTCGTCCACGTCGGTGAGCATCTTCAACGACCCGGCCGGAAGCGACGTGGGTATCGTGAACTCGGCGAATACCTCCGGCTATTCTGCCGCGACCAAGGGGAAGGCCGCCTTCGCGGCGGCGTGCCTGGTGGACGTGGAGCTCAAGAACTCCCTGATCGAGTGCGACTGGACCTTCCCCCTCTGGATGTCGCCGCTCAAGAGCAGGAGCTACCGCGGCGACGCCACGGTTTCCGCCCAGTCGTACACCGCCGTGACCGGCGAGGCCATGACGTGGCCGCAACTGCAGAAGATCGGCCTGAGGATCTTCACCCTCTTCAGGTGTCTCACGGCCCGCTACATGGACTACTACGTCAAGCAGGCCGACGCCACCAAGGCGGTCAACATGCGTACCGATCACGACGTCATGGCCCCTTGGCACTTCGAAACCGCCAACTCGCCCGTGAACGTGGCAACGGGTAACACCGACTGCTACCCGGCGTCGAACGTGGCGTTCACCGGAACCACGCAGCTGATGACCGAGGCTGACATGAACGTGGCCCGGGATTACATCTACGACATGTTCGGCTGGGACAAGACCACCGGCATGCCGACCTCGGCGACCCTGACGAGCCTTGGCCTCGACTACATCAAGGACGACGCGGCCGTGGCAAAGCTGATCGTGGCGTAG
- a CDS encoding HIT family protein, with amino-acid sequence MTKLTPCCFCNVDESEAVLSNDHAIAIADGFPITPGHCLIVPRRHISSFFEATPEEQRALFDLLAEVRQLLLRPQPLSTPGGPVAVSPPDGFNIGVNDGPAAGQTVMHLHIHLIPRYLGDTEDPRGGVRWIMPVKAPYWKKMNGTGSQAGERAALLAVAL; translated from the coding sequence GTGACCAAACTAACCCCCTGCTGTTTCTGCAACGTGGATGAGTCCGAGGCCGTGCTGTCCAATGACCACGCAATCGCCATAGCGGACGGTTTTCCCATCACGCCCGGCCATTGCCTGATCGTCCCCCGGCGGCATATCTCCTCATTCTTCGAGGCAACCCCGGAGGAGCAGCGGGCGCTGTTCGACCTGCTGGCCGAAGTGCGGCAGCTCCTGCTCCGTCCACAGCCCCTCTCTACCCCCGGCGGCCCGGTGGCGGTTTCGCCCCCCGACGGCTTCAACATCGGCGTCAACGACGGCCCGGCGGCCGGCCAGACCGTCATGCACCTGCATATCCACCTGATCCCCCGCTATCTGGGGGATACGGAAGACCCGCGCGGCGGCGTGCGCTGGATCATGCCGGTCAAGGCCCCCTATTGGAAAAAGATGAACGGCACGGGGAGTCAGGCCGGCGAGCGGGCGGCTTTGCTTGCGGTGGCGTTGTGA
- a CDS encoding pentapeptide repeat-containing protein, which yields MTIRFGLFRGVPVVALTFCLLLTVACGTGGQGASSTEATPATTTTPEAPAAPASPATAPDDTTAAEVLNPDDLARLLATGSCPGCALRGADLPLHDLVDADLTGAELAGANLSGANLAGAYLGGVDLTGANLTGANLSGAFLEHGNLAGANLTQADLTGADLTTWVDLSGAILSGADLSGADLSAGTKYLSYANLTGAVLDSTLLNGTIWIDGRVCAEGSIEVCR from the coding sequence ATGACGATACGCTTCGGCCTATTTCGTGGTGTACCGGTGGTTGCCCTGACGTTCTGCCTCCTGCTGACTGTCGCTTGCGGAACCGGGGGCCAGGGGGCGTCCTCGACGGAAGCCACACCAGCCACAACAACGACCCCGGAGGCGCCTGCTGCGCCCGCGTCTCCGGCAACGGCGCCGGACGATACCACCGCCGCGGAAGTCCTGAACCCGGACGACCTGGCCCGGCTCCTGGCGACCGGTTCATGCCCCGGCTGCGCCCTCCGCGGGGCGGACCTCCCGCTCCATGACCTGGTAGATGCTGATCTGACTGGGGCTGAGCTGGCGGGGGCCAACCTGTCCGGGGCGAATCTGGCCGGCGCCTACCTGGGCGGGGTGGACCTGACCGGAGCGAACCTGACCGGCGCCAATCTCTCCGGGGCGTTTCTGGAACACGGGAACCTGGCCGGGGCGAATCTGACCCAAGCCGATCTGACCGGGGCCGATCTGACGACCTGGGTCGATCTCAGCGGAGCGATCCTGAGTGGGGCCGACCTATCCGGAGCCGACCTCTCCGCCGGTACGAAGTACCTCTCCTACGCCAATCTGACCGGGGCGGTGCTCGATTCCACACTGTTGAACGGCACGATCTGGATAGACGGCAGGGTGTGCGCCGAGGGCTCCATCGAGGTGTGCCGATAA
- the fdhD gene encoding formate dehydrogenase accessory sulfurtransferase FdhD — MDNTTQCTVTVYDHRCNARANSERSVAVESALVIGVNAATDYTIMRTPGHDRELAAGFLLTEGIIDDVHEILMLRQCPETPHAIAVQTSNASAAPASRNLVVNSSCGLCGRADMDALLETLGQAGHGLRVPYSVIYDIPKRVMPAQSLFKAAGATHAAALFDAAGDIFVVREDVGRHNAMDKVIGAALLRGKPTADMGVFLSGRVSLELVVKAARSGISVMVSVSAPTDVAVTMANRLGITLTCFARETGFTVYAHPERIAFAGAAGEAPAAYAYG, encoded by the coding sequence ATGGACAATACGACTCAATGCACCGTTACAGTCTACGATCACCGCTGCAACGCCAGGGCAAACTCGGAGCGCTCGGTTGCCGTGGAGAGCGCGCTTGTAATCGGCGTGAACGCAGCAACGGACTACACCATCATGCGGACGCCCGGCCATGACCGGGAGTTGGCCGCCGGTTTCCTTCTGACGGAAGGCATCATCGACGACGTGCATGAAATCCTGATGCTCAGGCAATGCCCGGAAACGCCCCACGCCATCGCGGTGCAGACGTCGAACGCCTCCGCCGCTCCGGCAAGCCGGAACCTGGTGGTGAATTCGTCATGCGGGCTGTGCGGCAGGGCGGACATGGATGCGCTGCTGGAAACGCTCGGCCAGGCGGGGCATGGCCTCAGGGTTCCCTATTCGGTCATCTACGATATTCCCAAGCGGGTCATGCCGGCCCAGTCCCTGTTCAAGGCCGCCGGCGCCACACACGCGGCTGCGCTGTTCGACGCGGCCGGCGACATATTCGTGGTCCGGGAGGACGTGGGGCGCCACAACGCCATGGACAAGGTGATCGGTGCGGCGCTCCTGCGGGGCAAGCCGACCGCGGACATGGGGGTTTTCCTTTCGGGCCGGGTGAGCCTGGAACTGGTGGTGAAAGCGGCCCGCAGCGGCATATCCGTCATGGTGTCGGTCAGCGCGCCGACCGATGTGGCGGTGACGATGGCGAACAGGCTGGGCATCACCCTGACCTGTTTTGCGCGCGAGACCGGTTTTACGGTGTATGCGCACCCCGAGCGGATCGCCTTTGCCGGGGCCGCCGGAGAGGCGCCCGCCGCTTATGCCTACGGGTAA